Proteins from one Burkholderia oklahomensis C6786 genomic window:
- a CDS encoding histone deacetylase family protein, giving the protein MKAVYSDAHARHDPQHFLVRGKLRRTHERPERVERLAAAARADGHELLAPPDYGLAPIAAVHTPAYLRFLETAHARWQLLDDPSDEVRPNIHPFPGQPASYPDSVLGQAGYHLGDGACPIGPHTWEAAYGSAQVAAHAAQLVTDGERAAYALCRPPGHHAYAERANGFCYLNNTAIAAQALRAVHARVAILDIDVHHGNGTQGIFYRRRDVLTVSLHRDTRDFTPFFTGHAHERGEADGEGYNLNLPLPRGTGDTAYLSALDEACARIRAFAPGALVVALGLDAHEHDPYQSLAITTAGFFRITAEIARLGLPTVLVQEGGYLSASLGENLSSALRGFLSAA; this is encoded by the coding sequence ATGAAGGCCGTCTACAGCGACGCGCACGCGCGGCACGATCCGCAACATTTCCTCGTGCGCGGCAAGCTGCGCCGCACCCACGAGCGCCCCGAACGCGTCGAGCGGCTCGCCGCTGCCGCGCGGGCCGACGGCCACGAGCTGCTGGCGCCGCCTGACTACGGCCTCGCACCGATCGCGGCTGTCCACACACCGGCTTACCTGCGTTTCCTCGAGACCGCGCACGCACGCTGGCAGTTGCTCGACGATCCGTCCGACGAGGTGCGGCCGAACATTCACCCGTTCCCGGGGCAGCCGGCCAGCTACCCCGACAGCGTGCTCGGACAGGCCGGCTACCATCTCGGCGACGGCGCCTGCCCGATCGGGCCGCATACCTGGGAGGCGGCCTACGGCTCGGCGCAGGTGGCCGCCCATGCCGCGCAACTGGTGACCGACGGCGAGCGCGCCGCCTATGCGCTGTGCCGCCCGCCCGGCCATCACGCCTATGCCGAGCGCGCCAACGGCTTCTGCTACCTGAACAACACGGCGATCGCCGCCCAGGCGCTGCGCGCCGTGCATGCGCGCGTGGCGATCCTCGACATCGACGTCCATCACGGCAACGGCACGCAAGGCATCTTCTACCGGCGCCGCGACGTGCTGACCGTATCGCTGCACCGCGACACCCGCGATTTCACGCCGTTTTTCACCGGCCACGCCCATGAACGCGGCGAGGCCGACGGCGAAGGCTACAACCTGAACCTGCCGCTGCCGCGCGGCACCGGCGACACGGCCTACCTGAGCGCGCTCGACGAGGCCTGCGCACGGATCCGCGCCTTCGCGCCGGGCGCGCTCGTGGTGGCGCTCGGGCTCGACGCCCATGAGCACGACCCGTATCAGTCGCTCGCGATTACCACGGCCGGGTTCTTCCGGATCACCGCCGAGATCGCGCGGCTCGGGCTGCCGACTGTGCTGGTGCAGGAAGGCGGGTATCTGTCGGCGAGCTTGGGCGAAAACCTGTCGAGCGCGCTGCGTGGCTTCCTGAGCGCGGCGTGA
- a CDS encoding eCIS core domain-containing protein produces the protein MGDYHYAASPIQRRRADAPDAAARPSLSATNHAGGNRQPLPAPLQAGLEQLGGVALGHARVHYDSPLPGHYAASVYARGADIHLAPGRRQDLPHEGWHLVQQAQGRVAANTHHQGSPFNDSPALEHEADRMGPRAQRLGATAAGRPATAGTAREGVAHTAPQTGNAVLQAKLTVNKQLIDAADAEDIVDGLAGEISNATLKDDYTEYLGTDRARLVHVVRKWAASPAHQGIKAFGRSRRAAASPSRPGRGPMTRTTALRRPCWPKRAR, from the coding sequence ATGGGCGACTACCATTACGCGGCAAGCCCGATCCAGCGGCGTCGCGCCGATGCGCCCGATGCCGCGGCACGGCCCTCGCTTTCGGCCACGAACCACGCTGGCGGCAATCGGCAGCCGCTGCCCGCTCCATTGCAAGCCGGCCTCGAGCAGCTGGGCGGCGTCGCGCTGGGCCACGCGCGCGTGCATTACGATTCGCCGCTGCCCGGGCACTACGCGGCTTCCGTCTATGCGCGCGGCGCCGATATCCATCTCGCACCGGGCCGCCGCCAGGATCTGCCGCATGAAGGCTGGCATCTGGTGCAGCAAGCCCAGGGGCGCGTGGCGGCCAACACGCATCACCAGGGCTCGCCGTTCAACGACAGCCCCGCGCTCGAGCACGAAGCCGACCGGATGGGCCCGCGCGCGCAACGGCTCGGCGCGACGGCGGCCGGGCGGCCTGCGACGGCCGGCACGGCGCGGGAGGGCGTGGCACACACCGCGCCGCAAACCGGCAACGCAGTGCTGCAGGCCAAGCTGACGGTCAACAAGCAGTTGATTGACGCCGCGGATGCCGAGGATATCGTCGACGGCCTGGCCGGCGAGATCAGCAACGCGACGCTGAAAGACGACTACACCGAGTATCTCGGTACCGATCGCGCGCGCCTCGTGCATGTCGTACGCAAGTGGGCCGCCTCGCCCGCCCATCAAGGGATCAAGGCCTTCGGCCGCTCCCGCAGGGCGGCGGCAAGCCCGTCAAGGCCCGGGCGCGGGCCTATGACACGAACGACAGCTTTGCGGCGGCCTTGCTGGCCGAAGCGCGCTCGCTAG